The Flavobacterium commune genome contains the following window.
CAATTTTAGACAGGATTTTTCTTTTTAGGTTTAATTTGCTTGTTCTATTTAGAATAAATAAAAATAAGGCAAATGTAAAAATAAAAAAAGGATTAACAATTGTAAATAATATGTTTTTTAGAAATATTTATGTTAAACTCAGAATCCGCATTAGTATTTTGTTGATTTTTTTGTCACGCAGATTATGCTGATGGTTGCAGATTTTAGGCTTTAAAAACAATTAAATAATCGTGTGAATTCGCTTCATCTGTGTTAAGTGTCTTCCAAATGTGTAATCCAGGTTAAACTCAAATTCATCCTTAGTAGTGCTATGCTGTTGCAATTAATTTTTTAATACACCAGCTATGCACAAAATTCTCATGCTGACGAAGGAAGCATCTCCGCCACTAACTAGATAAAGTATTAGTTTAGGTTATTTGCTTAATGTTGCGAACATGGAAGATTTCCACTTTATTGCGTTGCTTAGCTTGTTTGGCGAAGTCAGGAGACTTCGCCGAGCTTGGCGCGAAAGGATTCGCACGAGCGTTGAAAATACAGCCTGTTTTGTCATTTCTAAGAATGAGGAATCGCACATGTTACTTACGTTTTGTGATTTCTCCTTCGTCGAAATGACACAAAATAAGCTTAACTTAATGACATTGAACGAGAGCCAGTGTGAAATTCTTATTTTTCACAAAGTTCTTTCAGCTTATCGAGTGCTTTTGGGAAGTGCTGGTTCATATAATCTACAAAATCTTCAGTGGTGTCTAAGTCAACAGTAACGATTGTTGTGCCATTATTTTCTTCGAAGCTATAGTTTTCAAATCCGTTTGCCCATTTTTCCACTTCCGGTCCTGCTGTAATTTCCTTGTCAGCTTTAACAAGACCATAATGTTGAATCGACACAAATTGGTTGGGAATGTTTTCAGCTATTCTGGAAACCATACCTCCCTTTTCGCTTTTCTCATCTACTCCAATAAACAGCATTTTATTTCCTTTGTCCCAACTTCCTTCATAGGTCGATGTCGGGTTAAACAAAGAAGTCCATTGCTCATAAGTTGATTTATTGTTGATGCCAAGCATAAAATCATAAATCTTGGTCACAGGGGCATTGATGCTTACTTTGAATTGTAACTTTTTCATAATATTAATATTGGTTTAAATTATCTCGTTTTGATTTTAATAGCTATCGGGTTGCTGTTTGGGTTTTAAATGGTAGATTTTTGCCTAAGATATCTGGTGCTCGATTGCATCGAGTACCTACTTACGTTTGATGACTAAATAGAGCATTTGCAATGCGGCTAATTTAGCAACTTACCATAAAGGTTCTACATTTACATTACAAAAAATAGTATTGTCTTCTTCATAATTTCTATAACTGCTATTGACATAATCTCTTTGATGAAAGACAATTTCGGCTTCTACAGGATTATAATGAATGTAATTTATTCTTTGTTCTATTTTTTCTAAAGTGTCTAATATAACAGGATGAAAACCATCCTGCCATAATTTATAATCTTTTGCCTTTCCTGATTTTTGTGCTTCATAGCTGAATTTTCGCAATAGCCATTCTCTTCTGCTTTCGGGATGTTCTTTGATGGCTTCAATTAGTTTTTTGGAAGTGAATTTTTTAAAATCCCGAATAACATTTTGCAGCTCATCATCAAACGCTGTAACAATTAAATGTATATGACTACTCATATAAACATAAGCATGTACACTTAATCTTTTTTCTTTGATACAATAATTTAAAGAATCATCTATGATATTGCAATAGACAGGTCTCACCAATAAATCTACCCAGTCTACTACCGTTATAGTTATAAAAGTGGGGACGGTACTATCAATAACTTTATATTTTTCAGACATTGATATATTTGTTTAAGAATTATTTTTTTAGTGAACCGCGTTGCAAACGCTACGATTTATCTATTCATGTAAGTAGGTACTCGATGCAATCGAGCACCAGTGGGGTAAGTAGGCACTCGTTTTGCAAACGAGCGCCAGAGTGGTATTTACTCACTGTTGTAGGCACAGAATGCAATTCTGCGCCAACGTTTTCGTATATCCTATCGATCGGGGTTGGGTCCCTATAAGTTCTTTACTTTTTTAATATTTCTTTAAACATTCCAGTATCTAAAGCAACAAAAATGTTACTACTTACTTTTTCAATTTCTTCATTTGATAAATTTGTTTTTTTCAAAAAGTAGTTTATCATTTTTCTTTTTGTTCTATTATTTTTATAACCGATTCTTGGAGAAATAACTTCTTCCCCTTTAGTGAAAATTATTATTGGAATATTTCTTTCTTTTAATCTATTACCAATTAATTCCCACCAAATATTGTCTGTGTCGCCCAAAGAAGAACCAAATATGCAAATTATCTCAGCCTGTGAAATTTTTGTTTTGAATAAGCTATCTATAGTATGACCATACGCAATATTACATTTTTCTTTTACAATTGCTTCCAATACATCAACATTCTTGTGGAATTCTTTATTTTTTAATTGAGAAATATCATTTATCCCTAAAACCATTCTATCGTCAACATAACCGTGAATATGCTCTACATTTCTTAAAGTGACGGGATTGGTTTCTTTTATATGATTTCCAATTTTAATATTTTTTTTATTCTCAATTATTTTTTCAATAATTGAGGTATAGTTAAAAGTGAAAACATCAACTACCCAAGCATTATTTATGAAGCTACTTTTAAATGTATTTATTCTATTTGTATCAGCAACAGGAAGATAAATTTCCGGTTTTACTAGATTTTCAAAAAATTTTTCTTTGTCAACTTCAAATTGAAATTTTGATTCTTCTAATTTCAAATATTTTGCTAGTTGTTCTCCGATATCTTCAAAGACTTCATCAAATTCATCAACTGTCGAAAATTCTTCTGTATATTGCCCCAATGCAAGTTCTAAATCAGACCAGTTATTATAATTACTTGAAATATTTGTCTTTAAATTATTTATACTATTTTTTGTTGATTCAAGAGATTTATAAAAATCATAAAAATCCTTATAGCTTGTTTTTAAACCAAGGTTTAAATCAAAACCATTTCCAATTATATGTAATATTTTCAATATTGTTTTTTTAATAGATTTTTTATTAGGTTCTTGTACTCCGTTATTATCAATTAAATTTTGTTGACTTTTACCAATATGAACTCAGCTAATATAATCTTTTGATTACATTCAAATATATAAAATATTCCTACAAATCAAAACTTGTCTTTTTATAATATTTATTGATAGCAGGATTTGCGTTGAGGAGGGAGCGGCATCCTTTTATGAAGCGTAGCGAAATAAAAGATACAGCGTCCCGATAGCTATCGGGAAACCTGACCTCGTTGAAAAAATCCAGAATTTAATAATCAATTTTTTCAACGAGGGAACGCCCCAAAAAAACAACCTCTTTTAAAAGGATAAAAGAGGTTGTTATAAAAAGTTTGCTTTAAAAAGTAATTAAAACACACCCCTAACCCCTCTCAAGAGGGGAATTGGGTCGTTTAAATTAATGTTCTTTATTCCCAAAAGGCTTTATGATAATTCCCAGACTGAAAATAAATCCGTCGGTAGGAGCATAAATTTCTGGAAAAACAGGTCGGTCGTGTGTAGGTAAAACCAATGGTGAAAAACGACTTTGTCTTCGGTCAGTAAAGTTTTCAAAATTAGTAAAGAGCGCTCCCCATTTAAAATTGCGCATCAGTAAAAATCCCATTGTGGTATAATCAGTGGTTTTAGTTCCATTCGATAACAATTGTTGTCCGGTGTAATAGGTTTCAAAACCAATGCGCCAGGCTTCACTTTCATACATAATTACACTGCCCGCATTGTGCCTTGGAGTCAGTGGTTTTTGTGGGTTTCCTGCCAGATAATGCAAACGGGCATCAATAAATGCATAGTTTAAAAACCATTTAAAATCCTTGTAATTGAACTTGATGTTGGTTTCGGCACCTTTGCTTAAAATCACTTCAGCAGCATTTTCAAATTGGAAATTGGTTCCGGAGCTATTTAATAATAAGGCATTTTGAATAGCGGTAACATAAAAAAGCTGGTTTGCTGAGAATCCAATTTCGCCCAAACGCGTTTGGTAATTAAAATCATAATTCACCCCATACGAACGTTCGGCTTTTAGATTGTCTTTGTCAATGCCTAATACATTTTCGAAATTAATCGATTCAGCTTCTTCGGTAAAAATATCCGGGATTTTATAGCCTAAACCACCACCAATTCGGCTGGAAAAACCATTTTCATTTTTGTACAACAAGGAAATTCTTGGCAAAGGGAAAAATCCCCAATCGGGATTGTAATCGGTACGCAAGCCGGTTTCCAGAATCCAGTTTTCGCTAATATCAAAAATGCTATTGGCAAACAATCCATAAGTGAGTTCTTTTTGATCACGCTGCAATGCGGCTTTATCGGCTTCATCAAAATTAACCGAATACACATTTGCACCCAAAATCCAATCGGTTTTAGCATTGGCTCTTTCATAACTTACTTCGGTAAACGTATTGATTTGCTTTCCGCTAAAATTTAAATCAGGCACTTGCAACGAACGGTCAAAATAAGAAATACTGTTTTTGATATTGAAATTGCTCAGCGAATCCAGCTGCGTTTTGTATACCGCCTGAGAACTCAAACGCTTAGAAATGTTGTCTTCGGTGTACTGATGAATGCCGTTTTGCTGACTTTTAATTTTTGTCATATCGCCTCCAATTCGGTCATCGTAAGTTCCGTTAATGCCCAGCCAAAAAGTTGTTTTTTCGGAAGGATAATAAAAGAATTTTGGATTAAAAGAAATGGATTTTGTTTGGGGTAAATTACTAAAATCATCATCTTCGGGATCATAGGCTTTTTGATAATGTGCCGAACCATAAAGCGTTGTTCCAAATTTTTGATTTCGTTTACTGTAAAAAACATTGGCAGTACTTCCCAAGGCGTGTGTTTGGGTTAGCATGATGTCCAAATCAGCATCTTCATCAGGAGTTTTCGAAACCATATTCACTAAACCGGCAATGGCGCCACCACCATAAAGTGTGGACGAACTTCCTTTGATAATTTCAAATTGTTTTAGGTCTAAAGGCGGAATTTGCATAATACTCAATCCGCTGGAAAAACCGGAATACAAAGGAAAGCCATCTCTTAAAAGTTGGGTGTAACGTCCGTCAAGACCTTGGATTTTAATATTCGAATTTCCGCTGCTTAACGAAGTTTGTTGCATTTGGATTCCGGTACTTTCGCGCAAAACCATCGAAATATTTGTTGGATTCATCGTCGCTTTTTCTTCTAATTCTTCGCTATTGATAAATTCAATTCGGGTTGGGATTTTTTTAACCGTTCTGCTGGTTCGGGAAGTTTGTAAAACTACTTCTTCAAGCTCGTTTTCATTGGGTTCTAAATGAAAGACAAAAACGGTTTGGTCTGGAAGTTGAATTGTTTTTTTCAGGGTTTCGAAGCCCAGATAAGAAATAATAATCGTTTGTTTTCCATTGGAAACATTCGAAAACTGAGCTTTTCCATCAGCATCCGTAACAGCCGATTTTTGTTCTGATTCGAGATAAATGTTGGCACCAATTACGGCTTCGTTTTCAGAAACTACTTGTATTTGGATATCAGTTGTTTGTGCCTTAACCGCAAGGCATGATAATAGTATGAGCATTGCGCTCAAAAGGAGTTTATTCATTAGAAATGAAATTTAATTAATTAAAAATTAGACTTTTTGTCTGGATAATTTTAATTAATTGAGGAGGTTGCCAAATAGCAGCAACAGAATCAAACTGATAGTCAGATTGGTAAGAAGATAATACTACATTAGAAATGGCAGTATGCACTCTAAAGGTATAGTTTGTAATACTTTCGAAGGTAATTGACATTCCACAACAACTGCAAATACAAGTCACAGGGCAGGAATCATCATGATCTTCCTGATGATTGTGCCTAAGACTAATGTTATCTTTTTTAAGGTCTTCGGCATTACTTCCGTCCGAGCAAGGTTTTAAAGATAAAACAAGTATTAAAATGGATAATATGAATGTACTTATTTTCATTGCGGCAACGAAGTTAAAAAATCTATCCCATATTTTGGTTTAAATCCTAAAAAAGGATTTTTTTAGAATTGCTATTTTCTTTTGTAAAAGATATAATCGGTATTGATGGGGTCTATGCCATTTGCTGCCAAATCACTAGCAATTTGTGCCCGATGATATGTAGAATGATTGATAATATGAAAAATAATATCCTGAACCGTATTAGAAAAGACGATTCCTTTGGAATTTTTATACTCTATTTTTTTGCTTAATTCGATGCTGTTTAAAATACTTATACTTTGGTTGTAATTGGTTTTATTATGATTTTTCAAATTTTCTAAAGGTCGGATTTCCCAAACAGCTACAGAAATGTCTTGATTAAGAATTCGGGCATTCCAAATTTCCTGCGCATTAATCAAGTGGTTCAATAATTTGATGGATTTTTCGGGAATGTTTTGTTTCTCTTTTTTGAATAGCTGAATGAGTTCCTGGTTGAAATGATAATTGTATTCGAAAGTATCTTTAAAAAAATCGGTGGTTTCCATTTGGTGAGTTTTATTTAAATGTAAAGAAAAGTATTGAAATGTATGATAGTTTTTAACCATATAAGTCATTTAAGTCTTTGCTTATCTGTTGACGACTAATTGTTTGCTAAGCCCATATAAGTATTAAATTAATTTGCGAATTTGTGGTCAATTCATTTAAAGTTGAATGGTACTTTGAATATTTATTTGTTCTAAAAAATAATCATCATGAGAAACTACTATTAATGTGCCTTGATATTCATTGATTGCACGGGTTAAAATTTCGATATTTTGAATGTCTAAATTATTTGTTGGTTCGTCCAGAATGATAACATCAGGCGATTGATTATTTATGGTTAAGCAACATAACATCAAGCGCATTCTCTCGCCACCACTTAAGCTGGAGCAAACTTTATCCCAGCTTTGGTTTGAAAACAAAAAACGGTTGAGCCTCATTTTTATATCGTGTTCTAACAAAGCCGAGTTGTTAAAAGTTTGGGCCTGTTCATACACTTTTAAGCTATTATTGATTAACGAATAATCCTGGTCAATATAAACCGATTTGCATTCTGCTCTATAAATGATGCCTGATTGCGGTTCTAAATTAGCTAAAATAAGTTTGATTAAAGTAGTTTTTCCAGAACCATTTGTACCTTTCAAGGCAATGCGTTCGCCGCTTGTGATTTTAAAATTCAAATTTTCTGTCCAGAGATTTTTTGCTTCGTAACTAAAATTAATTGCTGTTGCAGTAAACAAAACTTTCCCTTTATGTAAGGATGAATTATCAAACCCAAATTTCATTTTATCAAAATCGGGCATTGTTTTACGCAATTGTTGTAAATCCTGCGAAATGGAATCTACTTTTTCAGCATGTGCATTTTTTAGTTTAGCAGTGCTGTTTTCGGCATTGTTGCGCAAAGTGTTCATCATTATTCGAGAAACTCCCGCTTTTTCCTGTTTTCCTTTTCCCCGGGAATCCAGTTTTTGTTGTCTTTCCAGTGTTTCCCGTTCTTTTTCCTTGGCTTTTCGCAACGCTTTTTCCTTGCTGTGAATGTCGTGATGCAAAGCAGCAGTTTCAACTTGTTTTTGTTCCAGATAAAAATCGTAGTTTCCTCCATAGACTGATATGCCGCTTGAACTTAATTCGCAAACCGTATCTAAATGATTGAGTAATTTTCGATCGTGACTGACTATAATCAAAGTACTTTTAGAAGATTGGATAAAATCATATAACAACATTCTACTTTTGCTATCCAAATGATTACTCGGTTCATCCAGCAAAATCAATTCAGGCTGATGAATGGTAATTCCGGTGAGGAAAACTTTCGTTTTTTGTCCGCCACTTAAACTTTCTATTTTCTGATTTAAATCTAAATCGTTTAGTTGCCAATATTTTAAAGCTTCCAAACAACGATCTTCAATAGTTCAATCGTCGTTTAACAGATTGAAGTTTACTTCTGAAGTGTTTCCATTTAAGATTTCGTGTAAAGCCT
Protein-coding sequences here:
- a CDS encoding SRPBCC family protein, which translates into the protein MKKLQFKVSINAPVTKIYDFMLGINNKSTYEQWTSLFNPTSTYEGSWDKGNKMLFIGVDEKSEKGGMVSRIAENIPNQFVSIQHYGLVKADKEITAGPEVEKWANGFENYSFEENNGTTIVTVDLDTTEDFVDYMNQHFPKALDKLKELCEK
- a CDS encoding REP-associated tyrosine transposase: MSEKYKVIDSTVPTFITITVVDWVDLLVRPVYCNIIDDSLNYCIKEKRLSVHAYVYMSSHIHLIVTAFDDELQNVIRDFKKFTSKKLIEAIKEHPESRREWLLRKFSYEAQKSGKAKDYKLWQDGFHPVILDTLEKIEQRINYIHYNPVEAEIVFHQRDYVNSSYRNYEEDNTIFCNVNVEPLW
- a CDS encoding bacteriophage abortive infection AbiH family protein, producing the protein MKILHIIGNGFDLNLGLKTSYKDFYDFYKSLESTKNSINNLKTNISSNYNNWSDLELALGQYTEEFSTVDEFDEVFEDIGEQLAKYLKLEESKFQFEVDKEKFFENLVKPEIYLPVADTNRINTFKSSFINNAWVVDVFTFNYTSIIEKIIENKKNIKIGNHIKETNPVTLRNVEHIHGYVDDRMVLGINDISQLKNKEFHKNVDVLEAIVKEKCNIAYGHTIDSLFKTKISQAEIICIFGSSLGDTDNIWWELIGNRLKERNIPIIIFTKGEEVISPRIGYKNNRTKRKMINYFLKKTNLSNEEIEKVSSNIFVALDTGMFKEILKK
- a CDS encoding TonB-dependent receptor; protein product: MNKLLLSAMLILLSCLAVKAQTTDIQIQVVSENEAVIGANIYLESEQKSAVTDADGKAQFSNVSNGKQTIIISYLGFETLKKTIQLPDQTVFVFHLEPNENELEEVVLQTSRTSRTVKKIPTRIEFINSEELEEKATMNPTNISMVLRESTGIQMQQTSLSSGNSNIKIQGLDGRYTQLLRDGFPLYSGFSSGLSIMQIPPLDLKQFEIIKGSSSTLYGGGAIAGLVNMVSKTPDEDADLDIMLTQTHALGSTANVFYSKRNQKFGTTLYGSAHYQKAYDPEDDDFSNLPQTKSISFNPKFFYYPSEKTTFWLGINGTYDDRIGGDMTKIKSQQNGIHQYTEDNISKRLSSQAVYKTQLDSLSNFNIKNSISYFDRSLQVPDLNFSGKQINTFTEVSYERANAKTDWILGANVYSVNFDEADKAALQRDQKELTYGLFANSIFDISENWILETGLRTDYNPDWGFFPLPRISLLYKNENGFSSRIGGGLGYKIPDIFTEEAESINFENVLGIDKDNLKAERSYGVNYDFNYQTRLGEIGFSANQLFYVTAIQNALLLNSSGTNFQFENAAEVILSKGAETNIKFNYKDFKWFLNYAFIDARLHYLAGNPQKPLTPRHNAGSVIMYESEAWRIGFETYYTGQQLLSNGTKTTDYTTMGFLLMRNFKWGALFTNFENFTDRRQSRFSPLVLPTHDRPVFPEIYAPTDGFIFSLGIIIKPFGNKEH
- a CDS encoding DUF6660 family protein, yielding MKISTFILSILILVLSLKPCSDGSNAEDLKKDNISLRHNHQEDHDDSCPVTCICSCCGMSITFESITNYTFRVHTAISNVVLSSYQSDYQFDSVAAIWQPPQLIKIIQTKSLIFN
- a CDS encoding DinB family protein, producing METTDFFKDTFEYNYHFNQELIQLFKKEKQNIPEKSIKLLNHLINAQEIWNARILNQDISVAVWEIRPLENLKNHNKTNYNQSISILNSIELSKKIEYKNSKGIVFSNTVQDIIFHIINHSTYHRAQIASDLAANGIDPINTDYIFYKRK